A stretch of Lathyrus oleraceus cultivar Zhongwan6 chromosome 6, CAAS_Psat_ZW6_1.0, whole genome shotgun sequence DNA encodes these proteins:
- the LOC127097953 gene encoding protein MAIN-LIKE 1 encodes MLDRGASSSAAAAEPTGYPGGPYDTSLLVKYEHHVARHIWFGEERGPKKELKVAGHGLKLNSRVPLALPPQMESWVSRSGLASLQRTSLNKIDTNLVSAFVERWHLETSSFHMPFGEMSITLDDVACLLHLPIRGIFWSPQDVTEELAVELAVDYLGVSQGQAQSHVRSCRGSYYKLEWLYDIFVHHRAASSWAYATRAYLLMLVGSTIFADKTFTLVEARYLLLFRDLDGCSGYSWGAAALVTLYRYLGDASMYSCKQLGGYPTLLQCWIHEYFPTVEKRGENWNPAGNCGLPRAMRWSYRQGVLKVDDLRPILDELTPTDVIWRPFEDHRAWRVFDEICLYRGCLKWGETVVPYLPDRCLRQFGYRQYVPSPPLDCMMATDIDVDWISYHQSVVDVIGSSSVATTPSEVVDGYLEWYYRVSHPRLVPPHRDAPREVPVPVYDAGPSDPDWARVSTLIRRYLRQVNAEEEDPQFSDLFEALHISRSH; translated from the exons ATGTTAGACCGGggtgcatcttcatctgcagctgcagctgagccgactggatatccaggagggccgtacgatacatctcttttggtgaagtacgagcatcatgttgctcgacataTATGGTTCGGTGAG gaaagaggaccaaagaaagagttgaaggttgccggacatggactgaagttgaattctagggttccattggctcttccaccacagatggagagttgggtatctagatccggtttagcttcactgcagagaacgagtctgaacaagatagacacaaatcttgtctctgcatttgtggaaagatggcatctagagacatcttcatttcacatgccgtttggtgaaatgagcattactttagaTGATGTCGCATGTCTACTTCACTTGCCCATTAGGGGTATCTTTtggagtcctcaggatgtgactgaagagctagctgttgaacttgctgttgactacctaggagtgtcacagggtcaggcacagtcacatgttcggagctgcagggggtcgtattacaagttggagtggttatatGATATATTCGTACATCATAGGGCTGCTTccagctgggcatatgcgactagagcatatctattgatgttggtgggttccaccatatttgctgataagacctttacacttgtagaggcacgatacctcctcctgtttagggacttggatggatgttcaggatatagttggggagcagctgcactagttaccctctaccgatatcttggagatgcgtccatgtacagttgcaaacagctaggtggatatcctactctcctacag TGTTGGATTCACGAGTATTTTCCAACTGTTGAaaaaagaggggagaattggaaTCCTGCTGGAAACTGTGGTCTTCcccgagcgatgagatggtcgtatagacaaggagtcctgaaggttgatgatttacgacctattttggacgagctgacacctaCCGACGTCATCTGGCgaccatttgaggatcatagagcatggcgtgtatttgatgagatatgtctttacaggggctgtttgaagtggggtgaaacagttgttccatacttgcctgatagatgtttacgtcagttcgggtataggcagtatgttccatccccacctctggattgtatgatggcgacggatattgatgttgattggatcaGTTACCATCAGAGTGTTGTCGATGTGATCGGTTCATCTTCCgtggccaccactccatctgagGTAGTAGACggttatctggagtggtattatcgtgtttcccatccacggttggtccctccccatcgtgacGCTCCTAGAGAGGTACCCGTTCCTGTATATGACGCCGGGCCATCTGATCCTgattgggctcgtgtatctacattgattcgtcgctatctgagacaggttaatgctgaagaggaagatccacagttttctgatttatttgaagctttgcatatttctcgttcacattga